One window of Bos indicus isolate NIAB-ARS_2022 breed Sahiwal x Tharparkar chromosome 18, NIAB-ARS_B.indTharparkar_mat_pri_1.0, whole genome shotgun sequence genomic DNA carries:
- the IRF3 gene encoding interferon regulatory factor 3 isoform X2 → MLETCDVALETEVWVRNSPTGRAWEAACAQEVLSARRPDHGNPKASDTALADISAGPRGVGGRGLAGREPHAFPHPLEARLAAGCPAGGFRHLPGVRDIPEPDTSQDNGRHNTSDTQEDTLEKLLSDMDLSPGGPSNLTMASENPPQFLQSPDSDIPALCPNSGLSENPLKQLLANEEDWEFEVTAFYRGCQVFQQTVFCPGGLRLVGSEAGDRMLPGQPIRLPDPATSLTDKSVTDYVQRVLSCLGGGLALWRAGQWLCAQRLGHCHVYWAIGEELLPSCGHKPDGEVPKDREGGVFNLGPFITDLITFIEGSRRSPLYTLWFCVGQSWPQDQPWIKRLVMVKVVPMCLRVLVDIARQGGASSLENTVDLHISNSDPLSLTPDQYMACLQDLAEDMDF, encoded by the exons ATGTTAGAGACCTGCGACGTGGCCCTTGAGACAGAGGTCTGGGTGCGGAACTCTCCGACTGGGCGGGCCTGGGAGGCCGCCTGTGCCCAGGAAGTATTATCTGCGCGCAGGCCAGACCATGGGAACCCAAAAGCCTCGGATACTGCCCTGGCTGATATCTCAGCTGGACCGAGGGGAGTTGGAGGGCGTGGCCTGGCTGGGCGAGAGCCGCACGCGTTTCCGCATCCCTTGGAAGCACGGCTTGCGGCAGGATGCCCAGCAGGAGGATTTCGGCATCTTCCAG GAGTCAGGGACATCCCTGAGCCAGATACCTCTCAAGACAATGGCAGACACAATACCTCTGATACCCAG GAAGACACTCTGGAGAAGTTACTGAGTGACATGGACTTGAGCCCAGGAGGGCCCTCGAATCTGACTATGGCCTCTGAGAACCCCCCTCAGTTCTTGCAGAGTCCCGACTCAGACATCCCTGCTCTTTGCCCAAACTCGGGACTCTCTGAAAACCCCCTGAAGCAGCTGTTGGCAAACGAGGAAG ATTGGGAGTTCGAGGTGACTGCCTTCTACCGGGGCTGCCAAGTCTTCCAGCAGACTGTCTTCTGCCCTGGAGGCCTGCGGCTGGTGGGATCAGAAGCAGGGGACAGGATGCTGCCTGGGCAGCCTATACGACTGCCGGACCCTGCGACGTCCCTGACAGACAAGAGCGTGACAGACTACGTGCAGCGTGTGCTGAGCTGCCTGGGCGGGGGGCTGGCCCTGTGGCGGGCCGGGCAGTGGCTCTGCGCCCAGAGGCTGGGGCACTGCCACGTGTACTGGGCCATAGGCGAGGAGCTCCTCCCCAGCTGTGGCCACAAGCCTGACGGCGAGGTcccgaaggacagggaaggaggtGTGTTCAACCTGGGGCCCTTCATAACAG ATCTGATCACCTTCATTGAAGGAAGCAGACGTTCACCACTCTATACTCTCTGGTTCTGTGTGGGGCAGTCATGGCCCCAGGACCAGCCATGGATCAAGAGGCTTGTGATGGTCAAG GTTGTCCCCATGTGTCTCAGGGTTCTTGTAGACATAGCGCGGCAAGGGGGTGCCTCCTCCCTGGAGAACACTGTCGACCTGCACATTTCCAACAGCGAccccctctccctcaccccagACCAGTACATGGCCTGCCTCCAGGACCTGGCCGAAGACATGGATTTCTAG
- the IRF3 gene encoding interferon regulatory factor 3 isoform X1 — protein sequence MGTQKPRILPWLISQLDRGELEGVAWLGESRTRFRIPWKHGLRQDAQQEDFGIFQAWAVASGAYTPGKDKPDLPTWKRNFRSALNRKEVLRLAEDHSKDSQDPHKIYEFVNSGVRDIPEPDTSQDNGRHNTSDTQEDTLEKLLSDMDLSPGGPSNLTMASENPPQFLQSPDSDIPALCPNSGLSENPLKQLLANEEDWEFEVTAFYRGCQVFQQTVFCPGGLRLVGSEAGDRMLPGQPIRLPDPATSLTDKSVTDYVQRVLSCLGGGLALWRAGQWLCAQRLGHCHVYWAIGEELLPSCGHKPDGEVPKDREGGVFNLGPFITDLITFIEGSRRSPLYTLWFCVGQSWPQDQPWIKRLVMVKVVPMCLRVLVDIARQGGASSLENTVDLHISNSDPLSLTPDQYMACLQDLAEDMDF from the exons ATGGGAACCCAAAAGCCTCGGATACTGCCCTGGCTGATATCTCAGCTGGACCGAGGGGAGTTGGAGGGCGTGGCCTGGCTGGGCGAGAGCCGCACGCGTTTCCGCATCCCTTGGAAGCACGGCTTGCGGCAGGATGCCCAGCAGGAGGATTTCGGCATCTTCCAG GCCTGGGCTGTAGCCAGTGGTGCCTATACTCCTGGGAAGGATAAGCCCGACCTGCCGACCTGGAAGAGGAATTTCCGGTCTGCCCTGAACCGGAAGGAAGTGTTGCGTTTAGCGGAGGACCACAGCAAGGACTCCCAAGACCCACACAAAATCTATGAGTTTGTGAACTCAG GAGTCAGGGACATCCCTGAGCCAGATACCTCTCAAGACAATGGCAGACACAATACCTCTGATACCCAG GAAGACACTCTGGAGAAGTTACTGAGTGACATGGACTTGAGCCCAGGAGGGCCCTCGAATCTGACTATGGCCTCTGAGAACCCCCCTCAGTTCTTGCAGAGTCCCGACTCAGACATCCCTGCTCTTTGCCCAAACTCGGGACTCTCTGAAAACCCCCTGAAGCAGCTGTTGGCAAACGAGGAAG ATTGGGAGTTCGAGGTGACTGCCTTCTACCGGGGCTGCCAAGTCTTCCAGCAGACTGTCTTCTGCCCTGGAGGCCTGCGGCTGGTGGGATCAGAAGCAGGGGACAGGATGCTGCCTGGGCAGCCTATACGACTGCCGGACCCTGCGACGTCCCTGACAGACAAGAGCGTGACAGACTACGTGCAGCGTGTGCTGAGCTGCCTGGGCGGGGGGCTGGCCCTGTGGCGGGCCGGGCAGTGGCTCTGCGCCCAGAGGCTGGGGCACTGCCACGTGTACTGGGCCATAGGCGAGGAGCTCCTCCCCAGCTGTGGCCACAAGCCTGACGGCGAGGTcccgaaggacagggaaggaggtGTGTTCAACCTGGGGCCCTTCATAACAG ATCTGATCACCTTCATTGAAGGAAGCAGACGTTCACCACTCTATACTCTCTGGTTCTGTGTGGGGCAGTCATGGCCCCAGGACCAGCCATGGATCAAGAGGCTTGTGATGGTCAAG GTTGTCCCCATGTGTCTCAGGGTTCTTGTAGACATAGCGCGGCAAGGGGGTGCCTCCTCCCTGGAGAACACTGTCGACCTGCACATTTCCAACAGCGAccccctctccctcaccccagACCAGTACATGGCCTGCCTCCAGGACCTGGCCGAAGACATGGATTTCTAG